GCCCGCGACCACCAACCTGCGCGACTACGCCAACACCATGGCCAACTCGCTCGTCGGTGCGGGCGCTGGCACGCTCACGGGCGGCTCGGGCGTGACCGGTCCGTACAAGATCCAGGCGCAGTACGTGCACCGCTCGAACTCGAGCGTGCTGGTGGTGCTGGCCATCACTCCCGCCAACCGCTTCGTGGAGCCGGGCCTCTTCGTCATGAGCGACACCGCGGGCGGCACGGCGCTGGCCCAGTTCGGTGACGCGGACGCGGTGCAGTGCGAGACCTTCACCACGGGCAACGGCATGGCCGACTTCCTCTTCGTGGTGGACGACAGCGGTTCCATGGAGACGTCCCAGAACGCGCTGGGTCAGGCCGCCACGGCCGTGGCCAACCGGTTGAGCAACTCGCAGCTCGACTGGCGCATCGCCATGGTGAGCTCGTCCTACACCCAGACCGGCTATGGCATCCCCAACGCCGGAGTGTTCCGCGGCTTCACCAACAACATCGATCAGTTCAAGGCGTGGTTGGTGAAGGGCGCCACGTGCCCCGACCCCACCCAGGGGTGCTGGATCGGCATCAGCGGCTCCAGCGACGAGAAGTCCCTGCACAGCGCGCGCGGCGCGGTGGACCACATGACCAATGCCGGCACCGCCGCCGCCCAGAAGTACCGTCCGGGCGCGAAGCTGGTGGTCATCATCCTCACCGACGTGCGTGACACGAACGACAACACGCCCGTCAGCACGTACATCGACTACTTCAAGGGCGCGAACCCCACCGGCCAGCTCATCCAGATGCACGGCATCATCTGCGACCCGGCCGGCGGCGGCGAGTGCTACCCGGGCGAGCCCATCAACGATCAGCGGCACATCGAGGTCATCCAGGCCACGGGCGGTGTCACGGGCAGCATTCGCAGCGCCACGTCCATCCAGAACACCATCAACACCATCATGGACAGCGCGATCGCCTCCTCGGGCTACCGCACGCTCAAGCCGCCCATCGGCGCCTCGGTGCGTGTGGCGGTGGCGTCGGTGAGGGATCCCTCGCAGTGCAACGCGAGCGACCTGCCGCGCAGCCGCGTGAACGGCTTCGACGTGGACGGCGTCAGCCAGGCGCTGGCCTTCTACGGTGCGTGCCGTCCCGCCGCCGCGGGCTCGACGCAGGCCGCCATCTCCTACCGCTACTGGTCCGACCTCACGCCGAACAAGGATGGCAACCCGCCGCCCTGCTCGGGCGACACGGGCTACTACGACCCGACGCAGGCGGACTTCTGCAAGAACAACCTGGTCTGCAACCGGCAGACGAACCGGTGCGAGTGCCCGTCGAACTGCGGTGGCGGGGGCTCTCCGGGCCAGGTGTGCAACACCAGCAAGGACGTGTGCGGCTTCGTCTGCGCGGCGGACTGCGGTGGGGCGTGCGGCAGCTTCCAGCAGTGCAACACCAGCACCTGCTCCTGCCAGTGCGTGGCGAGCGCCACCTGCGCTCCGGGCTTCAAGTTCAACGCCGCCAGCTGCAGCTGCGTCTGCGACACGGCGGCGCTCAACTGCGGCTCCACCTACCAGGCCGACCCGAACTCCTGCTCGTGCGTCTGCAAGGACAACTGCGGTGGCAGCTGCACGGGCAGCACGACGTGCAACATGAGCACCTGCCGCTGCGAGGGGAAGATCGGCTAGCTCGCGTAGGTAGCTGAAGAGCCGGGGCCGGAAGCCGCTGATGTCCCAGCGGCCTCCGGCCCTTGCTTTTTTCGGGGCCGGGTTCTTCCCGGGGCCGCCACTTGCTACGCTTCCAGTCCCCGCGTAGGGGTCCAGCCCAGGCGAAACGAGGTAGCGAGCTCCGTGACCAGTCCCGCACGCATGAAGACCCTCGCGGCCTTCGTGCCAGCCTCGTTGGTGCGTGGGCTCCTCCAGGACCCTTCCCGCCCTCGAGAGGGGGCGCGCACGGACGGGCCGGCGGTGGTCCTGTTCGCCGATCTCTCCGGCTTCACCCAGCTGGCCGAGTCGCTGGAGCGCAAGGGCCCGGAGGGGGCGGAGCGTCTGGCGGGCTGCCTCGACTCCTGCTTCGCGGTGCTGGTCTCCGCCATCCTCGACCATGGCGGGGACGTGCTCCGCTTCGCGGGGGACGCGGTGCTCGCCGCATGGGAGGCCGCGTCCGACGAGGAGCTGCCGCGGATGGCCCACCAGGCGGTACGGGCCGCGATGGAGATGCAGGCCGGGCTCGAGCGGCTCGAGTTTCCCGGAGGTGGGCGGCTGCGGCTGCGGGTGGGCATGGGGGCGGGCGAGGTCCGCTTCTTCGACATCGGCGGCGTGGGCGAGCGCTGGGAGTTCCTGGCCGCCGGGCTCCCGCTGCTGGAGATGGCGCGGGCGGAGGGGCTGGCGCGGCCCGGGGAGATCCTCCTCTCCGCCTCGGCCTGGAGACTGTTGGAGTCACGGGCGCGGGGCGAGCCGCTGCCCGGTGGGGAGTGGCGGCTGCGCTCCGTCGAGCCGCTGCCGCCGTCGCATCCCGGGCCCGCCGAGCCGCCGCCCCACCTGGAGCCACGGCTGCGCGCCTACGTGCCCGAGGTCGTGCGCCGCCGCCTGGAAGCGGGGCACACCCAGTGGCTCGCCGAGTTCCGCAACGTGACGGTGCTGTTCGTGAACCTGACGGACCCGGAGGTGGCGGCGGGGATGCGCCAGGCGGAGTTGCAGCGGGCGTTCCGCGCCATCCAGGAGGCGCTGGCGCAGTACGGGGGCTCGCTCAACCAGGTGGTGGTGGACGACAAGGGCGTGGTGAACGTGGCGGCCTTCGGGCTGCCGCCACTGGCGCACGAGGACGACGCCGCGCGCGCCACCCTGGCGGGCCAGTGCATCCAGGCCTCGCTGCGGGCGCTGGGGGTGGCGCACCGCATCGGCATCACCAGCGGCCGGGTGTTCTGCGGCGTCTACGGCAACGCGCGGCGCCGCGAGTACGTGACGCTGGGCGACGTGGTGAACCAGGCCGCGCGGCTGATGCAGGCGGCGGGGGAGGGGCAGGTGCTGTGCGACGCGGCGACGGCGCGGCTGGCCTCGTCCCGCGTCCGTTTCGAGCCGCTGCCTCCCGTGCGCGTCAAGGGCAAGACGCAACCGCTCGAGGTGTACCGGCCCGAGGAGCGGGTGGTGGCGCGGGACCTGCCCGGGGCGAGCCCGGATGCACCCATGGTGAACCGGGACGTCGAGCGGGGCCACCTGGCCGAGGCGATGCGCGCGCTCGTCGAGGAGGGGAGGGGCGGAGTCGTCTTCATCGAGGGCGAGCCCGGCATCGGCAAGTCCCGGCTGCTGGCCCACCTGCTGCGGGGCGCGGAGCGGGCCGGGCTCACGCCGTGCTTCGGCGCGGGCGAGGCGCTGGAGCCCTCCTCCACCTATCTCGCGTGGCGCGCGCCCCTCTCGCGGCTGCTGGGACTGGAGGGGCTGCCGGACGTCGCCACCCGCACCGCGCGGTTGATGGAGCACCTGCGGCGCTTCCCCGAGGTGCAGGCCTGGGCCCCGCTGCTCAACGCGGTGCTGCCGGTGGCGGTGCCGGACAACGAGGTGCTCCAGTCCATGAGCGGCGCCACCCGCGCCGAGAGCACCCGGGAGCTCGTGGTGCGGCTGCTGCTGGAGGCCGCCGGCTCCCGCCCGTTGCTGCTGGTGCTCGATGACGTGCACTGGATGGATTCCTCCTCCTGGGCGCTGGCGGTGGCGGCGCGGCGGCAGGTGGAGCGGCTGCTGCTCGTCCTCTCCGGGCGGCCCATGGGCGAGAGCGCCCCTCCGGAGTACCGGCTGCTGCGCGAGCAGCCCGAGGCGGTGTTCCTGCCCCTGGAGCGGATGACGCAGGAGCACGTGCTCGACCTGGTGTGCCAGCGGCTGGAGGTGCGGTACCTGCCCCGCGAGGTGGCGGAGCTCATCCGCGAGCGGGCCGAGGGCCACCCCCTCTTCAGCGAGGAGTTCGCCTACGCGGTGCGCGACTCCGGGCTCTTGCGAATCCAGGGCGGCGAGTGCCGGATGGCGGAGCGCGGTGTGCCCCGGGCGCTCGGCCTTCCCGGCACGGTGCAGGGCATCATCACCAGCCGGTTGGATCTGCTCTCGCCGCCGCAGCAGCTCGCCATCAAGGTGGCCAGCATCCTGGGCAGGAGCTTCACCTTCCAGGAGCTCTCCGAGGTGTACCCGGTGGAGGAGGACCGGGCGCTGCTGCCCGTGCACCTGGAGGCGCTCGTCCGCATGGAGCTGGTGGTGGAGGCGCCGCGCGAGGCCGGGCCCGCGTATGCCTTCAAGCACGCCCTCATCCAGGAGGCGGCGTATGCCCTGATGACCTTCGCCCAGCGCAGGTTGCTGCACCAGTCGGCGGCCCTCGCGCTGGAGCGCAGGTGGGCGGTGGACGGCGGGAGCCTCTTCCCGCGTCTGGCCCACCACTGGCGGATGGCGGAGGAGCCGCGCCGGGCGCTGGAGTACCTGGAGCGGGCGGGTGAGGAGGCCTTCGGCAAGGGGGCGTGGCGCGAGGCCATCACCTTCTATACGCAGGCGCGGGAGCTGACGGAGGGGGTGGGGGCGGGCCTGGTGGCGCCCGACGACGTGCGCCGCGCCCGCTGGTGCGCGCGGCTGGGCGAGGCCTTCTATTTCGGCCTGGGTGACCTGGAGCGCAGCCGGAGCTATTTCACGGAGGCGCTGCTGCTGCTGGATCGGCCGCTGCCCTCCTCGCGGGGAGGCTGGCTGGTGCGCGCGGTCCGGGAGTCACTCCGGCAGCTCACCCACGTGGCCGCCCTGCACCGGTTGCGGCCCCGGACGGAGGATGACCGCGAGCGGCTCGCGCTGGCGGCACGCATCACCTCCCTGGTGGGCCGCGAGCGCTCCATGTCCCTGGACACGCTGGGCTGGTTCACCGCCGCGCTCGCCGCCATCAACGACGCCGAGGCCGCGCGCCAGCCGGTGCCCGCTTCCCAGGCCTACTCCGGACTGGGCTCGCTGGCCGGCATGGCCCGGTTGCACCCGCTCGCCCGGCGCTACTTCCTGCGGGCCCGCCACACGCCGGACTCCTCTCACGTCGCCTATGGCGACTACCTCGAGGGCTCCTACCTGCTGGGCTTCGGCCGCTGGGAGGAGGCCTTCGGCCGGGCCGAGCACTGTCTGGACATCGCCCGGTGGATGAACGACCGCGTCAGCGCGGAGCTGGGCTACACGGTGATGGCGCTGGGCACGGACCTCAGTGGCGAGCCCGCCGCCGCGCAGCGCTTGCGCGAGGCCCAGCTGGAGGCGGCGCGCGCGGCGAGGAACCTGCAACTCCAGGTGTGGACGCTCACGGATCTGGCCTCGACGCTCTTGTGTCTGGGACGGCTGACCGAGGCCCAGGCGCGGCTGTCCGAGGTGGAGCTGATGCTCTCGGGCAACGTGCTGCCGCTGCTGCTCGTGCACTTCAGCGGCATCCGCGCGCTCGCCGCGCTGAGGGCCGGAGATCTCACCCGGGCGCGGGCCGAGTCGCGGCAGGCGCTGGGGTTGATGAGCAAGAAGCTGGCGTCGAGCCTCATCATGCTCCCCTCGTACTCGGGGTTGGCGGAGACGTGCCTGGCGTTGTGGGAGGAGGCACGGCGCACGGCGGCTCCCGAGACGCGGGAGTGGTCCGCTCGCGCGGCGGAGGCGTGCCGGGCGTTGAGGAGCCTGGCGCGCATGTTCCCCGTGGTGGGGACGAGGGCCCTGCGCCTGGAGGGCGTGTGGCTGTCGCTCGCGGGCAGGCCGTCGCGCGCCGCCAGCCGCTTGCGCCGCGCGCTGGCCGTGGCCCGGAGATACGGGATGCCCTACGACGAGGGGCTGGCCCATTACGAGCTCGCTCGCGCCCTGTTGGACCCGGCGCTTCGGACCCGGCACCTCGTCGAGGCGCGCGCACTCTTCACCCGGCTGGGGTGCGCCCATCATCTGAGGGCGACGGAGACGTTGGCTCTCCAACTCGGACTCGGTGGCGCGCTCACCGCGAGCGAGGCGGCGAGCCGTGAGGATTTGACCCGCACGGGAAGTGGTGGCTAGCCTTTCCCCCAAGCCGCCTCCACGTGGAGTCGCGGCCGTGAGGGGGAACAATGAAAGAGCTGCAGATCGTCGGGGATGACGGACAGGTGTACCGGATGTCGGGGACTCCGGAGCGCATGAGCGTGGCGTCAGACCCCAATCCGAAGCCCACACAGCCGCCCAAGCCCACGCAACCGCCCACGCCGGAGAAGCCCGGGCCAGGCCCCGGTGAGCGCGAGCCCGATACCGACACGCCTCCGGCGGTTCCCATCGTCGTCCCGACGAGCAAGGCGGGTTACCGGACGTCGGGACAGGGCCGTCCCTCGCACTCCGGCACGAATGGTTGAGACACCCAAGCGATTCCAGGCGGGAACCCACCGCCTGGTGTCGCCCGAGGAGACGGTGGCGCGGCTGCGCCCCCTCCTGCCTGTGATGGGCATCACCCGGGTGGCCAACGTCACCGGGCTGGACACCATCGGCATTCCGGTGGTGATGGTGTGTCGGCCCAACTCGCGCTCGCTGGCGGTCTCCCAGGGCAAGGGGTTGGACCTGGCGTGCGCGGAAGCCTCCGGGCTGATGGAGTCGGTGGAGTCCTACCACGCCGAGCGCATCACCTCGCCGCTCAAGCTCGCCAGCCATGACGAGCTGCGCTTCACCCATGCGCTGGCGGATGTCTCCGCGCTTCCCCGCTCGTCGCTGGGCGCCTTCCATCCCCGGCTCCGGCTGATGTGGATCGAGGGGCAGGACCTGCTGAGGGACATGCCGGTCTGGGTGCCCTTCGAGCTGGTGCACACCAACTACACGCTCCCGTTCCCACCCGGCAGCGGCGCGTTCCTGCCGAGCTCCAACGGGCTCGCCTCGGGCAACCACCGCCTGGAAGCCATCAGCCACGGCCTGTGCGAGGTGGTGGAGCGCGATGCGACCTCGCTCTGGCTGAAGCGGGACGCTGAGGGACGGCGGCGCACGCGGGTGGCGCTGGAGACGGTGGACGACGCGGCGTGCCGGCAGGTGCTGGAGCGGTACGAGCGCGCCGGAATCGAGGTGGGCGTCTGGGAGATGACCTCGGACGTGGGAATCGCGGCCTTCTTCTGCGCCATCGTCGACAAGGCCCAGGAGTCGCTCCGGCCGTCCTGCGCCGCGAGCGGCATGGGCTGTCACCCGGCGCGTGGGGTGGCGCTGCTGCGGGCCCTCACCGAGGCGGCCCAGAGCCGGTTGACGATCATCGCGGGCTCGCGGGACGACATGGACTCGCGGCTCTACCAGAACGCGCGGGAGGCGGAGTGGCCCCGGCGCCTGCGTGACTGGATGGGAGAGGAGGGCCCGCGGCGGAGCTTCCGGGACGCGCCCGACGGGGCGGGCCAGTCGTTGGACGAGGACCTGGCCTGGGAGCTGGAGCGCCTGCGCGCCGTCGGCATCACCGAGGTGG
This DNA window, taken from Archangium lipolyticum, encodes the following:
- a CDS encoding adenylate/guanylate cyclase domain-containing protein, which gives rise to MKTLAAFVPASLVRGLLQDPSRPREGARTDGPAVVLFADLSGFTQLAESLERKGPEGAERLAGCLDSCFAVLVSAILDHGGDVLRFAGDAVLAAWEAASDEELPRMAHQAVRAAMEMQAGLERLEFPGGGRLRLRVGMGAGEVRFFDIGGVGERWEFLAAGLPLLEMARAEGLARPGEILLSASAWRLLESRARGEPLPGGEWRLRSVEPLPPSHPGPAEPPPHLEPRLRAYVPEVVRRRLEAGHTQWLAEFRNVTVLFVNLTDPEVAAGMRQAELQRAFRAIQEALAQYGGSLNQVVVDDKGVVNVAAFGLPPLAHEDDAARATLAGQCIQASLRALGVAHRIGITSGRVFCGVYGNARRREYVTLGDVVNQAARLMQAAGEGQVLCDAATARLASSRVRFEPLPPVRVKGKTQPLEVYRPEERVVARDLPGASPDAPMVNRDVERGHLAEAMRALVEEGRGGVVFIEGEPGIGKSRLLAHLLRGAERAGLTPCFGAGEALEPSSTYLAWRAPLSRLLGLEGLPDVATRTARLMEHLRRFPEVQAWAPLLNAVLPVAVPDNEVLQSMSGATRAESTRELVVRLLLEAAGSRPLLLVLDDVHWMDSSSWALAVAARRQVERLLLVLSGRPMGESAPPEYRLLREQPEAVFLPLERMTQEHVLDLVCQRLEVRYLPREVAELIRERAEGHPLFSEEFAYAVRDSGLLRIQGGECRMAERGVPRALGLPGTVQGIITSRLDLLSPPQQLAIKVASILGRSFTFQELSEVYPVEEDRALLPVHLEALVRMELVVEAPREAGPAYAFKHALIQEAAYALMTFAQRRLLHQSAALALERRWAVDGGSLFPRLAHHWRMAEEPRRALEYLERAGEEAFGKGAWREAITFYTQARELTEGVGAGLVAPDDVRRARWCARLGEAFYFGLGDLERSRSYFTEALLLLDRPLPSSRGGWLVRAVRESLRQLTHVAALHRLRPRTEDDRERLALAARITSLVGRERSMSLDTLGWFTAALAAINDAEAARQPVPASQAYSGLGSLAGMARLHPLARRYFLRARHTPDSSHVAYGDYLEGSYLLGFGRWEEAFGRAEHCLDIARWMNDRVSAELGYTVMALGTDLSGEPAAAQRLREAQLEAARAARNLQLQVWTLTDLASTLLCLGRLTEAQARLSEVELMLSGNVLPLLLVHFSGIRALAALRAGDLTRARAESRQALGLMSKKLASSLIMLPSYSGLAETCLALWEEARRTAAPETREWSARAAEACRALRSLARMFPVVGTRALRLEGVWLSLAGRPSRAASRLRRALAVARRYGMPYDEGLAHYELARALLDPALRTRHLVEARALFTRLGCAHHLRATETLALQLGLGGALTASEAASREDLTRTGSGG
- a CDS encoding YcaO-like family protein; translation: MVETPKRFQAGTHRLVSPEETVARLRPLLPVMGITRVANVTGLDTIGIPVVMVCRPNSRSLAVSQGKGLDLACAEASGLMESVESYHAERITSPLKLASHDELRFTHALADVSALPRSSLGAFHPRLRLMWIEGQDLLRDMPVWVPFELVHTNYTLPFPPGSGAFLPSSNGLASGNHRLEAISHGLCEVVERDATSLWLKRDAEGRRRTRVALETVDDAACRQVLERYERAGIEVGVWEMTSDVGIAAFFCAIVDKAQESLRPSCAASGMGCHPARGVALLRALTEAAQSRLTIIAGSRDDMDSRLYQNAREAEWPRRLRDWMGEEGPRRSFRDAPDGAGQSLDEDLAWELERLRAVGITEVVVVDLTRPEFQIPVVRVVVPGLEALSTLPGYVPGARARGGRWT